GGACTTTAATAGCGGTAAAGGTAAATAATGAACATAGTAAGTATCAACTAAGAAGTCTGGATCTATATTTGAATCTTTCCCGGATATTTTCTTTAACGTGTAAAGAATTCTATCTCCCCTATATTTAATTATAGGGTCATCATAATCTATTCCTACTAAATATCCAGTCATGTGTAAATCCCCAACTTTCTGCCAACTTTTTCCAATAATTTATCGATCTCAGCACTCACTTCTTTTGAGAACTCCTCAACTTTCTCGTCACCGCTTTCCTTACCTAAAGCTATTACCCTATCCCTAGTAGCTTTAAGCGACCTTATTAAATCAATTAATCTGGGATCTGACTCGCTTGCCGCATCTACGTACTTGCCTGCCTCCTTTATATTGTTGTATATTTCATTCAATTCCCTCATATATTTTATAGGGGTCTTCAACTCTTCAGATAATAGAGCAGAAACTTTCTCGAAGTCATCTATTTCTTTAGGTGCTATGTATTTTAATACTATCAAATCTTCTTCAGTTGCCTTTAATCTGCCATTAAGTAATGCGTGAGCTGAAATAATCTTAAGAACCTTACCTTTTCTTCTATCGCTTAAATGAATTCCTTTCTCTTCTAGCATAGCATAAAGTTTAAGTAATTTACTCTTTACAGGGCTTAAATCCACTTCGGTTAAGAAAGTGTATATCTTATCTAAATCTTCTACAGTCATTAATGGAGAATCTACTCTCCATTTGTTAGTAAATTCCAATTCCCAAGCAGATTCTATTAAGTTCTTCCACATTTCCTCTCCTACGGGCTTAGCGTAGTGCCTTAACAATAACCTATCGTAAAGTGCCTCCAATTCTGGCTCGTCTGGAACCCTGTTGCTTGCACTTATTAATGTCCTTAAAGGAACATTAATTACGTTATACCCATCATAAATTACTCTTTCGTTTAGTAACGAAAGCAACGCATTTAATATTGCACTGTTTGCGTTAAATATCTCGTCTAGAAATGCGATTTCACTTTCTGGTAACCTATCTTTAGTTATTCTCTTATATATTCCCTGCTTTAATGCATTTATATCTAAAGCGCCAAATAATTCCGCAGGTTCTGTATATTTAGTTAGCAAATACATGAAGAACTTTGCATTTAACAGATCAGCGGCTCTTCTTGCTAATGCGGACTTTGCTGTTCCAGGTTCTCCAATTAATACTACGTGCTCCTTGGAAAGTAATGCTAGAGTAATGACCTTAGCTTCCTCTTCCCTACCCACAAAGGGACTCCATAAAGCTTCTAAAAACTTCTTTGGGAGTTCAAGGACTTTATTATCCACTTGCATTCCCATATAGATGAATTGTATTTCATAGCTTATAAAGAAAGGTTAAGAAAATAACCTCAGATTATTATTACACTATGAAACTAATTTAACTCTTCTATTTAAAATAAACGCTAGTTAAAAGCTCAAAAGATTTTATAAAGAAAAATCTTCGTTTAGATTAAATTTTTTGAAGATTACGATAATATCCAACTAAAATAAGCTCCACATAAGATTTAAATATATCCGTAATAAGGATATATTAACAAATCTCGTGAGTCGGGACATATGGAAGAGAAAATAGGTAATCTAAAAGGTGGAATGGAAAATATAAATGTAATTGGAAGAGTTCTCCAAGTTGGAGAACAAAAAGTTGTGCAAACAAGAAACGGACAACGTACAATTAGAGAAATCATGATTGGAGACGATACAGGTAGAGTGAAGCTAACTCTTTGGGGAAATCAAGGAGATACCTTAAAAGAAGGACAAGTAATAAAAGTTGAGAATGGTTGGACAACTGTTTTTAAAGGCCAAGTACAATTAAATGCAGGAAGCAGATCTAAGATTTCTGAGACTCAAGAGGAATTACCCGAAGCTGACCAGATTCCAGAGACAGTGCCGACTGACAATTCACCGCCAAGGAGAAACTTTAGAGGAGGAAGAAGGAATTTTAGAGGAGGAAGAAGACCTCCACAGAGAGGCGGAGAGGAAGAAGAATGAACTTTGACGATGTTAAGGATAAAAAGCCCCAAAAAGTAGGAGAATTTGTAGATAAGGCTGAAGACGGAGATAACTACATTATAAAAATTTCTGAAGATAAGATATTCGAAGTTGCTCCAATAGCTTACTATATATGGGCAATGTGCGACGGAAACAAGACAGTAAGCCAAATAATAGATGAAATAAGCAAGGAAGCAAACATAGAAGTCGATCAATTAAGAGATCCCATAACTGCCGTATTAGAACAATTACAACAAGCTTCTCTCATAACATTATAAGCCATTTTTGCACTATATTTTTTATGAGAGCTATTCTTCCGGAAGATTCTCTTTTATCTGCAGAAGATGCTCTATCCATTTACATATCAAAAGTTCCTCCTAAAAGGAAAGTTAAGGAGATAAACATAATAGATTCTCTAAATAAGATTTCTGCGGAAGATATATATTCCAGAATAGATCTTCCACCTTTTTCCAGATCAACAGTTGACGGCTTTGCTATAAAATCTTCATTTACTCCAGGAAAATTCAAAATATCTGGAAAAATAAATATTGGAGATTATAAAGAATTTGAAATTTCTGAAAATGAAGCGGTTGAAGTAGACACCGGGGCAGTTATTCCTAAAGGAGCAGACGCGGTCATAAAGATTGAAGAAACTAAAATCGAAGGAGAATACGTTGAAATACCTAAAAAGCTGAACTTTGGAACTAATGTAGCATGGATAGGAAGTGATGTACCTAAAGGTACGCAAATAGTCTATAAAGGAGAGAAAATTACTCCAGAAAAAATAGCCTTCCTGGCGTCTGCAGGAATAAGTAAAATAAAAGTTTACGAGTCTCCATCTGTTTACGTTATATCTACTGGAGATGAACTTGTAGAACCTGGTAATGAACTTCAGCCAGGAAAAATATACGAAAGTAATATTCATTTCCTAGTCTCGAGAATAAAAAACGATAACTATAGTGTAGTAGGCTATAAGCTTGTAAAGGATAATGAGAAGGAAATAGAAGATGCAATAAATGAAGCTAGTAAAATTGCTGATGTGATAATTTTAACTGGTGGAACTAGTGCAGGTGAAAAAGATTTTGTTCATCAAATAATTAGAAAAAAAGGAGAGATCATAGTTCATGGACTAAAATTCAAACCAGGTAAGCCTACATTATTGGGCAAATTTAATGGAAAACCAATATTCGGACTGCCAGGTAATATTGTTTCTACAATTATGATATACGATAGAGTAATTTCCAAGTATTTATCTTTAATGAGAGGACATGAAAATGAACAAGAGGAAAATGAGGTTGCAGAGTTATTACTTCCAGTTAAGGCAGATAAAAAGAGGTTTACTTACATTCCAGTATACTTAGTTGGAGGATTCGCGATACCCATTCCTTTTGACAGCTACATGGTAGGTAGCTTTTCTTTAGCCGACGGATTTATAGGTCTTGAACCGGGAGTAGAGCTTAAAGAAAACGATAAGGTTAAGGTTACTATAAAGAGAAGAGACAGCAGAATTACGCTCATAGGAGAAGAGGATAAGAGATTTGAGTCATTACCACTAAGGAAAATATATTTAGGATCTCAAGTTTCATGTAAGGCTTTAGAGAAGGGAATAGGAGATATTATAGTAGTGAGCTCACTATTCTGCGCTCCAGAAAAATACGACTATACAATAGAAAGGAGAATACTGGAACAAGGCGAAGGAGACGAAATAGGCTATTTTGATTGGCTAGGAATAAGTAAATTTAATAGGCATCCTTCGATTAAATTAAAGTCTCCTTCTACCGCATTGAACTTTATAGGTAAAGCAAAAGTATTTGCTCCTGAAGGATATATTAGTGAAGGTAAGGAGATAGGTAAGGAGAAACTTTTCGTAATTGTAAGGAATAAGGAGGCTTTCAAATTCCTAAATGGAATTTTTTAAGAACACACAAATCTGAAAAACCTTAAATGTAATGTACATATTTTTAGCTATGTCAGCAAAAGCTGAGGCTTACTCAAGTTCAGCTAATTTAGGCCCTGGTTTTGACATCTTATCGATGGCCCATAATGCATTTAAGGATATTGTAATCGCAAAAACAATTAAAGAGAAGGGAAGAATAATAATTAGGAGTAATAATCCCAAGATCCCTTTAGATGTAGAAAAAAATTCTGCAGGTTTAGCTACAAAAATTCTTCTCCAAGAAAAAGGGATAGATGAGGGAGTTGAAATTGAAATAAAAAAAGGAATTCCCTTTGGCTTAGGTTTAGGTAGTAGTGGTGCGTCTTCCGTCGCGGCAATTGCCGCAATAAATGAACTTTTCGACCTAAAGCTGGACGAAGAAGAGATGGTAAGATATTCAATGCTCGGAGAACAAGCTTCTTCAGGATCTCCTCATCCCGACAACGTTGCAGCAAGTGTTTATGGTGGAATAGTTGCTGTAACTTCAGTTTCTCCAGTAAAAGTAGTTAAAATTCCTGTTAATATTGACTTTAAAATTCTCTTAATTTCTCCACAAGGAGAAAGGGAAGGCAAAACTAAAAAAGCAAGGGAAATACTGCCAAATAAAGTAGATTTATCGCTTTACGTTAAAAATTCAAGATACTTGGCATCTCTCCTTTTAGGCTTTAGCAAAGGTGACAAATATCTGATAAGGCAAGGATTAAATGATGAAATAGTTGAAGTAGCCAGAGAGCCTCTTTACCCTCATTATAGGAAAATTAAGGAAGTCGCAATACAAAATGATGCTATAGGAAGTTGTGTTAGTGGAGCTGGACCTACAGTTTTAGTCCTTTACGATG
This genomic interval from Acidianus sp. HS-5 contains the following:
- a CDS encoding AAA family ATPase, with product MGMQVDNKVLELPKKFLEALWSPFVGREEEAKVITLALLSKEHVVLIGEPGTAKSALARRAADLLNAKFFMYLLTKYTEPAELFGALDINALKQGIYKRITKDRLPESEIAFLDEIFNANSAILNALLSLLNERVIYDGYNVINVPLRTLISASNRVPDEPELEALYDRLLLRHYAKPVGEEMWKNLIESAWELEFTNKWRVDSPLMTVEDLDKIYTFLTEVDLSPVKSKLLKLYAMLEEKGIHLSDRRKGKVLKIISAHALLNGRLKATEEDLIVLKYIAPKEIDDFEKVSALLSEELKTPIKYMRELNEIYNNIKEAGKYVDAASESDPRLIDLIRSLKATRDRVIALGKESGDEKVEEFSKEVSAEIDKLLEKVGRKLGIYT
- a CDS encoding OB-fold nucleic acid binding domain-containing protein, which produces MEEKIGNLKGGMENINVIGRVLQVGEQKVVQTRNGQRTIREIMIGDDTGRVKLTLWGNQGDTLKEGQVIKVENGWTTVFKGQVQLNAGSRSKISETQEELPEADQIPETVPTDNSPPRRNFRGGRRNFRGGRRPPQRGGEEEE
- a CDS encoding PqqD family protein, with the translated sequence MNFDDVKDKKPQKVGEFVDKAEDGDNYIIKISEDKIFEVAPIAYYIWAMCDGNKTVSQIIDEISKEANIEVDQLRDPITAVLEQLQQASLITL
- a CDS encoding molybdopterin-binding protein, with amino-acid sequence MRAILPEDSLLSAEDALSIYISKVPPKRKVKEINIIDSLNKISAEDIYSRIDLPPFSRSTVDGFAIKSSFTPGKFKISGKINIGDYKEFEISENEAVEVDTGAVIPKGADAVIKIEETKIEGEYVEIPKKLNFGTNVAWIGSDVPKGTQIVYKGEKITPEKIAFLASAGISKIKVYESPSVYVISTGDELVEPGNELQPGKIYESNIHFLVSRIKNDNYSVVGYKLVKDNEKEIEDAINEASKIADVIILTGGTSAGEKDFVHQIIRKKGEIIVHGLKFKPGKPTLLGKFNGKPIFGLPGNIVSTIMIYDRVISKYLSLMRGHENEQEENEVAELLLPVKADKKRFTYIPVYLVGGFAIPIPFDSYMVGSFSLADGFIGLEPGVELKENDKVKVTIKRRDSRITLIGEEDKRFESLPLRKIYLGSQVSCKALEKGIGDIIVVSSLFCAPEKYDYTIERRILEQGEGDEIGYFDWLGISKFNRHPSIKLKSPSTALNFIGKAKVFAPEGYISEGKEIGKEKLFVIVRNKEAFKFLNGIF
- a CDS encoding homoserine kinase, whose protein sequence is MSAKAEAYSSSANLGPGFDILSMAHNAFKDIVIAKTIKEKGRIIIRSNNPKIPLDVEKNSAGLATKILLQEKGIDEGVEIEIKKGIPFGLGLGSSGASSVAAIAAINELFDLKLDEEEMVRYSMLGEQASSGSPHPDNVAASVYGGIVAVTSVSPVKVVKIPVNIDFKILLISPQGEREGKTKKAREILPNKVDLSLYVKNSRYLASLLLGFSKGDKYLIRQGLNDEIVEVAREPLYPHYRKIKEVAIQNDAIGSCVSGAGPTVLVLYDENTNVEEIKKKSLEICKEFTLTCDFTTAKLAGGVKGERLN